A DNA window from Ranitomeya imitator isolate aRanImi1 chromosome 2, aRanImi1.pri, whole genome shotgun sequence contains the following coding sequences:
- the LOC138663632 gene encoding uncharacterized protein, whose translation MNFVRNLYQLPPRVELLDILEEAFIDGLITKDLRDGLVPDAPRTPCLYLLPKVHKNLTCPTGRPIVSGNGGLTENVAERGSTSWMCVSAGMEMASSRVIYIGRKHQLTVCYTPHQLIQDILRTVSHMDNSLEQNGYARRTPYIKNKQKIFPIASWIVATRQGQSDAAGGGLHELIEQASLGPRGNLKHPLRLFTSFHYSPFMIQEALTDSAIKKPRVHTYK comes from the exons ATGAACTTTGTGAGGAATCTTTACCAACTGCCTCCAAGG GTAGAGCTGTTGGATATACTTGAGGAAGCATTTATTGACGGATTAATTACCAAAGATTTGAGAGATGGCTTGGTCCCTGATGCACCACGGACTCCATGTCTGTATCTTTTACCCAAAGTGCATAAAAACTTGACGTGCCCTACTGGTCGACCAATTGTGTCCGGAAATGGAGGACTTACGGAGAATGTGG CCGAGAGAGGGTCGACTTCTTGGATGTGTGTATCCGCAGGGATGGAGATGGCTTCCTCCAGAGTGATCTACATAGGAAGGAAACATCAGTTAACAGTTTGTTACACTCCACATCAGCTCATCCAAGACATCTTAAGAACAGTATCCCATATGGACAACTCCTTAGAGCAAAACGGATATGCTCGGAGGACACCTTATATCAAAAACAAGCAGAAGATATTTCCCATCGCTTCATGGATCGTGGCTACTCGTCAAGGACAATCAGACGCTGCAGGAGGAGGGCTTCACGAATTGATAGAGCAAGCCTCTTTGGGACCAAGAGGGAATCTCAAGCACCCACTCAG ACTATTTACGTCCTTTCATTATTCTCCCTTTATGATCCAGGAAGCGTTGACAGATTCAGCTATCAAGAAGCCAAGAGTCCACACTTATAAATAA